DNA from Salmo salar chromosome ssa24, Ssal_v3.1, whole genome shotgun sequence:
atagagttgatcagactgttgattgtggcctgtggaatgttgtcacattcctcttcaatggctatgtgaagttgctggatattggtggaaactggaacacgctgttatacacgtcgatccagagcatcctaaacatgctcaatgggtgacatgtctagtgagtatgcaggccatggaagaactggaacattttcagcttccaggaattgtgtacagattcttgcgaCACTGGGCTGtggattatcatgctgaaacatgagatgatggcggcggatgaatggcacgacaatgggcctcaggatcttgtcatggtatctcagtgcattcaaattgccattgacaaaatgcaattgtgttcgttgtccgtagcttatgcctgcccataccataaccccaccgacaccatggggcactccgttcacaatgttgacatcagcaaaccgctcacccacacaacgccatctgcccggtacagtcaTTCATCCGTGAATAGCACACTTCTCCagagtgccagtggccatcaaaggtgagcatttgcccaatgaagttggttacgacgccgaattgcagtcaggtcaagacccaggTGAGGActacgagcatgcagatgagcttccctgagacggtttctgataaTTTGGGCAGAAAttattcagttgtgcaaacccacagtttcatcagctgtccgggcgGCTGgtgtcagacgatcccgcaggtgaggaagccggatgtggaggtcctgggctggacgtactgccaaattctctaaaacattgttggaggcagcttatggtagagaaatgaacattcaattatctggcaacagctttcgtggacattcttgcagtcagcattccaattgcacattccctcaaaagttgagaaatctgtggcattgGGCTGTGacacaaaacggcacattttagagtgacctttgttttgttcccagcacaaggtgcacctgtgtaatgatcataccgtttaatcagcttcttgatatgccacacctgtcaggtggatggattcttttgacaaaggagaaatgctcactaacagggatgtaaacaaaattgtgcacaaaatctgggagaaataaggtttttgtgcatatggaacatttctggcatcctttatttcagctcatgaacccTGGGAtgaacactttacatgctgcgtttatatttttgttcagtatacataatATTGACACATAACCTTCCATCCAGTCTCTTTGGACTGGAGCTTCCAAATGTTAATGAGGGCAATGTGAAAGTAGAAAGCTTTAATTTAGCTTTGACCCACAGGTACAAGGAAAAGTTGATGACCAAATGCCTGAAAGATGCAAAGAACAAACATCATCTCTCAGGTGCTTTGGATGGCCGTCGTTGGCGTTTTCTAAATGTGGGACTTGATGACTTCAGAGATGGGTATCCTACTGCTGGGACAGCGGTTTTCTCTCAGGCCCAGAGGGGCATGTCCCCTTCCATTTTTGGGATTCCAAGTCCTACATCTCTCTCTGATAAAACACAATGGAAGCGCTTCTCGAAAGAGCAGGCTTGCTTCTCTAAGAAGAACCCTCAGCAGCAGGCACACCGGGAGCATGTGGCTGCAGTGGAGCTCAAACTCAAACAGCATCCTCTGGCTCTGTACCCACATTTAGAGCATAGCATGCCCCCAGAGGTGAGTGGCAGGTAGATAAGACTAATCAGCGATGTAATCACATTGCAGATAAAAGTTGCCTCTTGATCCTTTTTGCAATAAGGCATAAAGGGCTGGTTTCCCGGACACCgaataagcctagtcctggactaaaatttGAAAAACATGTTGAATGGAGATCCTCCATTGTAAAGGCTTCAGTCCAAGGTAAGATTTAATCTGTGTCTGGTAAACCAACCCCTAAAGTATACATCAGATGGCCCATGCACACACAATTCTGAATTACAGTAATCAACTCTTACGCTGTTCTTACAGCAGGACTTTGTTTTGCTTACTTGTAAACACAATGTCCTACTGATTGTCTTTCATCCCGTAGTTGTTTGATCAGGTGATATGTGTCCTGGACCCGGATATTTGTGTGAACAGAGCTTCTGCAGTGACTTCACCAGAAAAAGAGGAGCAGGCGGATGACTGCACTGAGCCGTGGGAAACCATCATGCAGGAATCGGAGTCAGAGAAGGAAGTGAGAGAGGGACCACTTGTCAGTGCAATAATGTAAGTAGATTTCTAGAGAAGTCTGTTTTGGGGCAAACTCTTCATTACTAGGGTATAAACTGTTCATCTAGTGGTATAACTACTGTTGTTAACCCTTTATTATTTGGCTGAAGGACAGACGATTTATGTGCAAAGAACCCTTACAAAGGGCTGCAAAGAAAGCAGAGCAGTGCCAAGGAAGACCAGATTGTAAACGTCAAACGACTGCGCTCCCCATCTCAAGACGAGGACATCAAGAAAGTCACTAAGCTTTTCTGTGACTGGGTCGCCTCATTGGTAAGCACAGCTAACAGAAACCAGCCAAGAAGGTGAGGAATACACAACCCAATTAAAGGTCAAGTAAAGATCAGAATGATGAATCATCATCATATTCTAAATGACCTTGTAGAAGCAGGAACAGAGGCTTAATGATCTTAACCTCCCTGGTAAATGAATGGTTGACTCTCGCAGGGAGGAGAGAAAAACAACCTGACTGAATCCACCCTACTGGGCCTGTTTGTCAGTGGGTATGAGAAGAAGCCGTCCCTGACCTTCCCTATCCAGGTGGTTGAGCCTAAGAACGTGCCAGAGGAGCTATGTAACTCTGTGGAGGATCTGCGCAGAGCCCACACCTGTGAAGACCCCTTAAAGGACTCAGAACCATACAAGGTATTGAGTGTCTCAGCTTGAGGCCCACAGAACTCACAACACAGATggatgaaaatgtatcaattgctTGTACAGTTCTTCACTTTCTAAAACAGCATTATCCACAACTATGTCCACATCCTGCCTAtggaaaaaatataaaatgcacatGTTCAACAGAGCAAACCAGGAACTAAAAGACCCAAATATGGAGCATGGTACCTGGATACTAAAACATGGAAGAAAAGAGATGCTGATGAACCATTAAGAGACCCTAATGTCATCCCTGAGGACTTTAAGTTTCCTGCACAACCAAGTGAAATGGTGGGTCTTTGGTATAACTCTTACACTTGTCCTTGTTCTTTGTGGGTATTGACTATTAATCAGAATATCAATCCCCATTCACGGTTCAGGTAAAATTGTCTGATATAATTTGTCTTCTCAATAGGATGATGAACTGAAACAGATGCATGGGACTCAAGCGTTCAAGCAGTTCATCATCAGCAAAGGGCTGAGGGTACCTAGGGTAAGACAACATTGCGTCACATTTTTACACAGGTCATGCTTCACAGCACAGGTGTTTGAATTTCAATGTCagttaatacactgctcaaaaaaataaagggaacacttaaacaacacaatgtaactccaagtcaatcacacttctgtgaaatcaaactgtccacttaggaagcaacactgattgacaataaatgtcacatgttattgtgcaaatggaatagacaacaggtggaaattataggcaattagcaagacacccccaataaaggagtggttctgcaggtggggaccacagaccacttctcagttcctatgcttcctggctgatgttttggtcacttttgaatgctggcggtgctttcactctagtggtagcatgagacggagtctacaacccacacaagtggctcagatagtgcagctcatccaggatggcacatcaatgcgagctgtggcaagaaggtttgctgtgtctgtcagcgtagtgtccagagcatggaggcgctaccaggagacaggccagtacatcaggagacgtggaagaggccgtaggagggcaacaacccagcagcaggaccgctacctccgcctttgtgcaaggaggagcaggagaagcactgccagagccctgcaaaatgacctccagcaggccacaaatgtgcatgtgtctgctcaaacgatcagaaacagactcaatgagggtggtatgagggcccgacgtccacaggtgggggttgtgcttacagcccaacaccgtgcaggacgtttggcatttgccagagaacaccaagattggcaaattcgccactggcgccctgtgctcttcacagatgaaagcaggttcacactgagcacatgacagacgtgacagagtctggagacgccgtggagaacgttctgctgcctgcaacatcctccagcatgaccggtttggcggtgggtcagtcatggtgtggggtggcatttctttggggggcagcacagccctccatgtgcttgccagaggtagcctgactgccattaggtaccgagatgagatcctcagaccccttgtgagaccatatgctggtgcggttggccctgggttcctcctaatgcaagacctcatgtggctggagtgtgtcagcagttcctgcaagaggaaggcattgatgctatggactggcccgcccgttccccagacctgaatccaattgagcacatctgggacatcatgtctcgctccatccaccaacgccacgttgcaccacagactgtccaggagttggcggatgctttagtccaggtctgggaggagatccctcaggagaccatccgccacctcatcaggagcatgcccaggcgttgtagggagatcatacaggcacgtggaggccacacacactactgagcctcattttgacttgttttaaggacattacatcaaagttggatcagcctgtaatgtggttttccactttaattttgagtgtgactccaaatccagacctccatgggttgataaaatggatttccattgattatttttgtgtgattttgttgtcagcacattcaactatgtaaagaaaaaagtatttaataagattatttctttcattcagatctaggatgtgttgtttaagtgttccctttattttttttagcagtatatatacacacagtaccagtcaaaggtttggacacacctactcattgcagggtttttctttattttttattattttctacattgtagaataatagtgaagacaacatttgagattcttcaaagtagccaccctttgccttgacagctttacactcttggaattctctcaaccagcttcatgaggtagtcacctggaatgcatttcaattaacaggtgttccttgttaaaaaggttattttgtggaatttctttccttcttaatgcatttgagccaatcagtgttgtgacaaggtaggggtgatatacagaagataattctatttggtaaaacaccaagtccatattatgggaagaacagctcaaataagcaaagagaaatgacagtccatcattactttaagacatgaaggtcattcaATCCGGAACATTAAGAGCTTTGAAAGTTTCAGTCGTAAAAATCTTCAAAACGctattatgaaactggctctcatgaggaccgccacaggaaaggaagacccagagtgacctctgctgcagaggataagttcattagagttaactacatctcagattgcagctcaaataactgcttcagagttcaagtaagagacacatcaacatcaactgttcagaggagactgtgtgaataaggccttcatggtcgaattgctgcaaaaaaactactaaaaggacaccaataagaagagacttgcttgggccaagaaacacgagcaatggacattagaccagtggaaatctgtcctttggtctgatgagtccatatttgagatttttggtaccaactgccatgtctttgtgagagagTAGGTGAACATAttgtctgcatgtgtggttcccaccgtgaagcatggagaaggtgtgatggtgctttgctggtgacactgattgatttagaattcaaggcacacttaaccagcatggctaccacagcattctgcagcgatacgccatcccatctggtttgtgcttagtgggactatcatttgtttttcaacaggacaatgacccaacacacctccaggctgtgtaagggctatttgaccaaggaggagagtgatggagtgctgcaacagatgacctggcctccacaatcacccgacttgagatggtttgggatgagttggaccgcagagtgaaggaaaagcagccaacaagtgcatatgtgggaactccttcaagacggttggaaaagcattccaggtgtagcgggttgagagaatgccaagagtgtgcaaagctgtcatcaagacaaagggtggctactttgaagaatcaaaatatattttatatacgttttttgattactacaggattccatgtgttatttcatagttttgatgtctttacgaTTActtttcaatgtagaaaatagtaaaaaaataaagaacaactagtaggtgtccaaacttttgactggtactttaaatATGATCTGAAATTGGTTGGCTTTTAAACTTGGGTTTCTTTTCAGTTTCTGAGTACTCTctttgaagaagaggaggagggagacagcCGATCAAGGCCAGATGGACCAGGCTCTGCTTCAACACGGAAGGGGACAGTGGTACTTTAGGCAGGTTTCAATAGGCAATATGTAGGGCAGTTACACAGTAGTATACTCAATTTGTCAAAACAAACTGACATAAAACATTTGACGCTACGCTGGTACAAAGGTTCTCCTCATTTTTCACGAGTTTTCATACGTTTCCAAATCACTGACTGGCTGTCAATGCATGTACATCAAAGATCATCCTCAGTTACCTTGACTAATGACATCTTTCATGAATAACAAGAATATCCTGCTAGCCTGTTGTTTATCCTCCTGTCATCATATTTGGTGCCAATTATATTTGGTGTCAATTTTGCCATGTTGATAGTAATATGCCATGGACAAATTGTATTCATAATAAAAGACAATTCACCATAATGATCATTGAGTGCCTTTACTTTTAAATACAAGTTTATTTTTATTACAGTACACATTCACTCAGAGCCTTGATTGTTCTAAAGCTTCCTTTTGTCTTTGACATTTCTCATCCTCTTCTCCTGACCCTTTATCATAGAGGACATTTCTGAAAAAAGTAAATCATTATTACTTAAAATGCATTTTGTAGAGTTTCTTCAAAGAAACTGTGTTTTCAAGATAAACTGTATTGTCCCAAAGGTGGCAGTTATCTTATCGGACATAAACAGCAATGGAATTTTTCTGGATTAATCAGGAATTTCTGTTTTCATCAACTTGACCTATCCCCAAACCAATATAATCATTGTCCTGATTCTCTGTGTCCTGATGACATTCCAGTTAAACAATTTGGTCTGGTACGTGAGGCAGAGAGGGCCAGACATAATAAGGAAGTCAGGATTCTCACAACTGTTATGTTTGGACAACATTGGGCAAATTCAAAACTCCTAATACAGATTCAGTTCTTTAGCACTGATGTCAGTCACTAACCACTGTGCTGCACAGCAGTCAGATGAACAGAAAAAAACACTCTGTTCAACAAACCTTGGTTCTTCATCTGCAAGTCCTCCACTATGTTTTGGAGGCTGTCCAGTTTTCCATGCAAGTGCTTGCATGTGTGTCCTGTAAACTCAGCCTGCGGATTGGCCACTGGACAAACATTTCAAGTGAAACCACAAGTTACTCACTCAGAAGTCATCAAATTAGAGTTCTGAAATTTAAAACATTATTATGATGCCATACTGTAAAGTAACCAAGGTTCTCCAAGGCCATTTCATTGGGGACATTGTCTCCCACATTGGTTACACAACAGAGTTGTAATAATGCTGAAGGCAGTGGGacttacatgtgtgtgtgtctatgagagAGCTTTCTGCCtgagtcctgctctgtggtggaggtGTGGGGTTGTGGTCAGATGTCAGAAGCGAGTGTACAGGGGACCTGCGGCCCAGTGCCATGGCTCGAGAGGACGATGTGTAGCAAGGCAGAGATGCAGCAAAAGAAAAGTCATGGCCTGTAGAAATAGCAACAATGTCTGAAGTGGAGGAATGGTTAACTGCTGAAAAACTGTATACCTTGAACATATGTTTGAAGGGGGACCACAGGGATGATAATGGGTCTAGTAGAGTGATATGAAAGGTGAAATGAGGAAAATAAAGCACATGATTGGTTGAGTGTGTTAAAATGTTTGATTGTACTAACAGAGAAACTCACTGGCGCTTGAGAAGGTGCTGTTTAAATTCCGCTCATCCAGATCAGTTGTCCTAAGGAGGTGAGCCACACCACTGCACATATTGCATACACAAACATGCATTAGAACGaagccacagacagacactgcaCATTCATGTGGCCTGAGGATTAGTAAAGCCAAAATACAGAGGTAGGGACCGGTTGCCAACAGCCATGCTCAGGCAGTCAGAAACAAGAGGTTCAAGGATACATGCTCTTACCTGCTGTTGGTCCCCTTTATCGTTTTGGCATTGCTTGTAACATTTTTGGTCACTTCGTTGCTGTAACAGACATTTTTATTGCATGAAATTTGAATGAAAGAAGCTCCACATGATTGTAGTTGATGGGTTGATTGAGAACCAAAAAGAACACAAGCTCTGCATACATTGAGAAACATGTCACATGGCTGTGAAACATTTTTGTGAAATAAACCACTGTGGTTTCAGAAACCAAGAGAatgacgcacaacaacaaaaaatgtgtgggGGAAAACACTAGTAGCATGGTGATCTTTAACGTCACACAGAGACTTACAGTGTGGTCCTGTGATCTCTCTCTGGAACAGAGCTCCTTCTGAGGGTGCTTTTGTTGGTGTGTGGTCCAGGATTTTCAGAAATCACACCTCGTAGCTCTTTGACTAGGGACCGCAGCTCCGTGGTGGGGCTTTCCAGCAGCTGCTGAGGTTTCAACTGtaagaggggtgaagagatgctGAGTAAAATACCATTATGGGTTACACTATATTCAACACAAAAATCTATTGTTGACCACCTGGCATACTTCCATGCTTTGAATAAATTGGCTTAGATCCGGCTGTTCCGGAGTCAAGTCAAATGGTTGATGAACGAGTCTGTCATGCTGCCACAGGAATgcaatcagggagtgtttttaaTTTTGGGGAAGTCAGATGTGCTGAGCTTGTGTCTTTCTTTTCCACCACTGAAAAAACCTCAACAAAGCCAGGCCCTGGAAGGATTGGAGCCACAAGGCATTTTGTAGGAAGTTTCTGTATTGATCTACCTCTAGCAGGCACTTTGAGCTGTGCTGGCTGGAGGGTAGTGCAGTCAGGGCTGTTGGGCTGGAGAGGGAAGCACGCTGAGCATTCCCTGTGGCTCGCAGGTGTTGGCCCTGCAGCTCATGCAGAAAAGACACAGCACTTGAAAAAGCATACATACAGCATAGAAGGCTATAGACAGTTTAGAGGAGAAAGGATATTCTGAGTACAATGCAAATCAAACAATAAAACAGCATATGCATTAGACCTCTATAGAGGCAGATGGACACCCATCCTAGTGAGCTGTACCTTCACATCCAGAGCATGCTGCAGCTTCAGCCGTACAAACTCCTGCTCTTGCAACTGGATGAAGTCTTGACAGTGGACAAAGCTCTCAGACATCTGAAGAACGTCGTAGGTGTAAATGGGGGTCAGTCAGAGCGAGATGTATATTTCTCTTCATACTGTGTGATAAAGTAAGTAAATACAAGGTAGTGCCACACCACCTTGTGTAGGGCCGTCTCCAGTTTGGCCACTTTCTCCCTGAGCCGTCCCTCCAGGGAGCGGACGGTCTCCACCTCCGCTGccacctgtctcttctcctcagtGACTGAAGCCAGCAGCTGGATCTGACGCTTACTCTCTAGACTCTGGTAACGCTTCTCCTGGGAAGGGAAAGACCATATTGAAGGCAGATTATTATGCATTTAAGTGAACACAAGAATATCTTGCTGTTTTAAATCCCTACTTAATTAAGGACACAGGGCTTTTATCTGTGTGGAAGCCAGGGCATGTGTAATAACGATAGACACGATGTGGAGCACTAAAGTAAACATTGAGGTGTTCCTACCTCGGTCAGTTTGTCCATGGTCTCCTCCAGGAGCTGGATTCGGCCCTGGAGAG
Protein-coding regions in this window:
- the fam47e gene encoding protein FAM47E gives rise to the protein MRKQGHIMTDKKFQIGPPETRTTLPAYHWYKEKLMTKCLKDAKNKHHLSGALDGRRWRFLNVGLDDFRDGYPTAGTAVFSQAQRGMSPSIFGIPSPTSLSDKTQWKRFSKEQACFSKKNPQQQAHREHVAAVELKLKQHPLALYPHLEHSMPPELFDQVICVLDPDICVNRASAVTSPEKEEQADDCTEPWETIMQESESEKEVREGPLVSAIMTDDLCAKNPYKGLQRKQSSAKEDQIVNVKRLRSPSQDEDIKKVTKLFCDWVASLGGEKNNLTESTLLGLFVSGYEKKPSLTFPIQVVEPKNVPEELCNSVEDLRRAHTCEDPLKDSEPYKSKPGTKRPKYGAWYLDTKTWKKRDADEPLRDPNVIPEDFKFPAQPSEMDDELKQMHGTQAFKQFIISKGLRVPRFLSTLFEEEEEGDSRSRPDGPGSASTRKGTVVL